One segment of Flexistipes sp. DNA contains the following:
- a CDS encoding TolC family protein — MKKLFVLIILLAAVNAFALSLDELKEKAVKNRPVLHKYRFDTGISEENVRYQKGEFMPSADLGYQYNQLDEDSMFENSENSNLYISLSYNLFDGFRDKYNLKSAKEMKKVSLFELQSKKQDIKLDVAAAYLNVYRNQRYLEVRQNAFKLYKEKYEDAKLKYDVGVMKWSEVLKIKVEMDNAKQELLKAQAELDKSLNTLSRKVNAEIKIEDINFQLLETIPEFHEYDFYKEKMYAVRSELKALETVVQARHYSVGASKSSLYPKVDLSMRYSNSADSANPYGDNEEDELRGQVNVNFNIFNGFQKYSNINKAKLEMRKSKMDVMELKLDLKNQLQNVFEDKTVALENLGVARTSLKEAEENLRVTEASFKEGVATSTDILDAIFYLSRAKYNVINARTQVFINYFKLQRVIENL, encoded by the coding sequence TGAAAGAAAAAGCTGTTAAAAACAGACCTGTTTTGCATAAATACAGATTTGATACCGGAATATCTGAAGAAAATGTGAGATATCAGAAGGGTGAATTTATGCCTTCCGCCGATCTCGGCTATCAGTACAACCAGCTGGATGAAGACTCCATGTTTGAAAACAGTGAAAACAGCAACTTATATATTTCCTTAAGCTACAACCTTTTTGACGGTTTCAGGGACAAATATAACCTTAAGTCTGCAAAAGAAATGAAAAAGGTGAGTCTGTTTGAACTGCAGTCTAAAAAACAGGATATTAAACTTGATGTTGCCGCAGCTTATCTCAACGTTTACAGAAATCAGCGTTACCTTGAGGTTCGTCAAAATGCCTTTAAACTTTATAAAGAGAAATATGAGGACGCAAAACTGAAGTACGATGTTGGAGTGATGAAGTGGAGTGAAGTATTGAAAATAAAAGTTGAAATGGATAATGCAAAGCAGGAGCTGTTGAAAGCACAGGCGGAGCTGGATAAATCTCTCAACACGTTATCCAGAAAAGTTAATGCTGAAATAAAGATTGAGGATATCAACTTTCAATTATTGGAAACAATTCCTGAGTTTCATGAATATGATTTTTATAAGGAAAAAATGTACGCTGTCAGAAGTGAGCTGAAAGCACTTGAAACGGTTGTTCAGGCACGACATTACAGTGTGGGGGCTTCAAAGAGCTCTCTTTATCCCAAAGTTGATTTATCAATGAGGTACTCCAATTCTGCCGACTCCGCGAATCCTTACGGTGATAATGAGGAGGACGAGTTAAGAGGGCAGGTGAATGTAAATTTTAATATTTTTAACGGCTTTCAGAAATATTCAAATATTAATAAAGCAAAACTTGAAATGAGAAAATCCAAAATGGATGTAATGGAGTTGAAACTTGATCTTAAAAATCAGCTCCAGAATGTTTTCGAAGATAAAACTGTTGCTTTAGAAAATCTTGGGGTTGCCAGAACCAGCCTAAAAGAAGCTGAGGAGAATCTAAGGGTAACGGAGGCTTCTTTTAAAGAAGGTGTAGCTACCTCCACTGATATTCTGGATGCTATTTTTTATCTTTCACGTGCCAAATATAATGTGATAAATGCCAGAACACAGGTTTTTATTAATTATTTTAAGCTGCAGAGGGTTATTGAAAATCTGTAA